In Anabas testudineus chromosome 12, fAnaTes1.2, whole genome shotgun sequence, one genomic interval encodes:
- the peli2 gene encoding E3 ubiquitin-protein ligase pellino homolog 2: MFSSSQEEHCAPSKDPVKYGELVVLGYNGSLPNGDRGRRKSRFALYKRTKANGVKPSTVHILNTAQGNKAVNCKGQHSISYTLSRNQTVVVEYSHDKDTDMFQIGRSTETPIDFVVTDTIAGGQEGEETPITQSTISRFACRVVCERNPPYTARIYAAGFDSSKNIFLGEKAAKWKNPDGHMDGLTTNGVLVMHPKGGFTEESKPGVWREISVCGDVYTLRETRSAQTPGKLVEIESNILQDGSLVDLCGATLLWRTAEGLFHTPTQKHLEALRQEINAARPQCPVGLNTLAFPSMQRSRALSSLEDKQPWVYLACGHVHGYHNWGHRSEQEPNTQRECPMCRVVGPYVPLWLGCEPAFYVDTGAPTHAFVPCGHVCSEKSVKYWAEIPLPHGTHAFHAACPFCATQLSLTQGCSKLIFQGPVD; encoded by the exons ATGTTCTCGTCGAGCCAGGAGGAGCACTGCGCCCCGTCCAAAGACCCGGTGAAGTACGGGGAGCTGGTGGTGCTGGG GTACAATGGCTCTCTGCCGAATGGAGATCGGGGTAGACGGAAAAGCAGATTTGCGCTATACAAGAGGACCAAAGCCAATGGTGTTAAGCCAAGCACTGTGCACATCCTTAACACAGCACAGGGCAACAAG GCTGTGAACTGTAAAGGCCAACACAGCATCTCATACACACTGTCCAGGAACCAGACTGTAGTGGTGGAGTACAGCcatgacaaagacacagacatgtttcag aTTGGGCGTTCCACAGAGACTCCAATAGATTTTGTGGTGACTGACACAATAGCAGGAGGccaggagggagaggagactCCCATCACACAGAGTACCATCTCCCGTTTTGCCTGCCGAGTTGTCTGTGAACGGAACCCCCCCTACACTGCTCGAATTTATGCTGCTGGGTTTGACTCCTCGAAAAACATCTTCCTGGGG GAAAAAGCAGCGAAATGGAAAAACCCAGATGGTCACATGGATGGCCTAACAACCAATGGTGTGCTCGTAATGCACCCCAAGGGCGGGTTCACAGAAGAGTCCAAGCCAGGCGTATGGAGAGAGATATCCGTTTGTGGAGATGTTTACACACTGAGAGAGACCCGCTCAGCTCAAACCCCGGGCAAACTG GTGGAGATTGAGAGTAATATACTGCAGGACGGTTCCCTGGTGGATCTGTGTGGAGCCACTTTGCTGTGGCGTACAGCAGAAGGCCTCTTTCACACTCCCACCCAAAAGCACCTGGAGGCTCTCAGGCAGGAGATCAATGCAGCGCGGCCCCAGTGCCCTGTAGGTCTTAACACCCTCGCCTTCCCTAGCATGCAACGCAGCCGTGCTCTGTCCTCTCTAGAGGACAAGCAGCCTTGGGTCTACTTGGCCTGCGGTCACGTGCACGGTTACCACAACTGGGGCCACCGCTCAGAACAGGAACCTAACACTCAGCGAGAGTGTCCCATGTGCCGGGTGGTGGGGCCCTACGTACCACTGTGGCTGGGCTGTGAACCAGCCTTCTACGTGGACACAGGTGCACCTACACATGCCTTTGTGCCATGTGGACACGTGTGCTCTGAGAAGTCAGTCAAGTACTGGGCGGAGATCCCTCTACCACATGGCACCCATGCATTTCACGCTGCCTGCCCCTTCTGTGCCACCCAGCTCAGCCTCACTCAAGGCTGCTCCAAGCTAATCTTCCAGGGCCCAGTGGACTGA